One Streptomyces sp. SAI-135 DNA segment encodes these proteins:
- a CDS encoding SurA N-terminal domain-containing protein, translating to MHRRRRTALVLSAALAAAAPLLTACGSDAHPGAAAVVGGQRITVSQLENRVTEVRDAQRAAVTDETQYKQAIAKTGTLTRDVLHGMVLDRVLHRAAADAGVSVTRKEVQELRSGLEEQAGGAKGLETAWLQQYGIAPERLDENLRLQLEAQKLAGKLGTDTSDPAFWNALSKASKQLDVDLNPRYGTWDVAKSTRVDAKTPWVREVTAAGTEQTA from the coding sequence TTGCACCGCCGTCGTCGCACCGCGCTCGTCCTCTCCGCCGCCCTCGCCGCCGCGGCACCCCTGCTCACCGCCTGCGGAAGCGACGCGCATCCCGGCGCGGCGGCCGTGGTCGGCGGGCAGCGGATCACCGTCTCCCAGCTGGAGAACCGGGTGACCGAGGTGCGTGACGCGCAGCGGGCCGCCGTCACGGACGAGACGCAGTACAAGCAGGCCATCGCCAAGACCGGCACCCTCACCCGCGACGTCCTGCACGGCATGGTGCTCGACCGGGTACTGCACCGGGCGGCCGCCGACGCCGGCGTGTCCGTGACCCGCAAGGAGGTCCAGGAGCTGCGGTCCGGCCTGGAGGAGCAGGCGGGCGGCGCCAAGGGCCTGGAGACGGCCTGGCTCCAGCAGTACGGCATCGCACCCGAACGCCTCGACGAGAACCTCCGACTCCAGTTGGAGGCCCAGAAACTCGCAGGAAAGCTCGGCACCGACACCAGCGACCCCGCCTTCTGGAACGCCCTGAGCAAGGCGTCCAAGCAGCTCGACGTCGACCTCAACCCGCGCTACGGCACCTGGGACGTCGCGAAGAGCACCCGCGTCGACGCGAAGACCCCGTGGGTACGGGAGGTCACGGCGGCGGGGACCGAGCAGACGGCATAG
- a CDS encoding transglycosylase family protein, whose product MLSGNGRHRRPRQAPALLVAAGVTGSAIAIPLLGATGASAATGTTWDRVAECESGGSWSENEGNGYYGGLQMSQENWEKYGGLEYAETADLASRNQQIAVAEKLLADQGIAAWPTCGLLNGLSKDASSADVDTGVGSGTPSASASGSSDSSSSSGSSGSSGSSKSSDTEESSGLLDALDGSSASPSPSATPSGDGGSAESDKKNSSESKDSATEDARSSDGSPVVSPEEDEADKSWQVGSSSALVDVGALGSGKHRGDSAEENATKSTASSSTGRHAAATYTVQAGDSLASIADSLGLDGGWRALYAENKDRIGADPSNIVAGQTLDTGAE is encoded by the coding sequence ATGCTCTCCGGGAACGGTCGTCACCGTCGCCCCCGTCAGGCCCCGGCTCTCCTCGTGGCGGCCGGTGTGACGGGCTCCGCCATCGCGATCCCCCTGCTCGGGGCGACCGGAGCGAGCGCCGCCACCGGCACCACCTGGGACCGGGTCGCGGAGTGCGAGAGCGGTGGCTCCTGGAGCGAGAACGAGGGCAACGGCTACTACGGCGGCCTCCAGATGTCCCAGGAGAACTGGGAGAAGTACGGCGGCCTCGAATACGCCGAGACCGCGGACCTCGCCAGCCGCAACCAGCAGATAGCCGTGGCCGAGAAGCTCCTCGCGGACCAGGGCATCGCCGCCTGGCCGACCTGCGGTCTGCTCAACGGGCTCAGCAAGGACGCGAGCTCGGCCGACGTCGACACGGGCGTGGGGAGCGGTACCCCCTCGGCCTCGGCGTCCGGCTCGTCCGACTCGTCCAGTTCATCTGGTTCCTCCGGTTCCTCCGGTTCCTCCAAGTCGTCGGACACCGAGGAGTCCTCCGGCCTCCTCGACGCGCTGGACGGCTCGTCCGCCTCGCCGTCACCGTCGGCCACTCCCTCCGGCGACGGCGGTTCGGCCGAGTCGGACAAAAAGAACTCTTCGGAATCCAAGGACTCCGCGACGGAAGACGCTCGGTCGTCCGACGGCTCCCCCGTGGTGAGCCCGGAAGAGGACGAAGCGGACAAGTCGTGGCAGGTGGGCAGTTCTTCGGCCCTCGTGGACGTCGGTGCTCTCGGTTCCGGCAAGCACCGCGGCGACAGTGCCGAGGAGAATGCGACGAAGAGCACGGCCTCCTCCTCGACCGGCCGGCACGCCGCCGCCACTTACACCGTCCAGGCGGGCGACTCGCTCGCCTCCATCGCCGACTCCCTTGGCCTCGACGGCGGATGGCGCGCCCTCTACGCCGAGAACAAGGACCGCATCGGGGCCGACCCGAGCAACATCGTCGCCGGTCAGACGCTCGACACAGGGGCTGAATAG
- a CDS encoding cytochrome P450: MPPGPAAPAAPAPADSAPALFTWEFATNPYPAYAWLREHAPVHRTRLPSGVEAWLVTRYADAKQALADQRLSKNPAHHDEPAHAKGKTGIPGERKAELMTHLLNIDPPDHTRLRRLVSKAFTPRRVAEFAPRVQELTDRLIDGFAATGSADLIHEFAFPLPIYAICDLLGVPREDQDDFRDWAGMMIRHGGGPRGGVARSVKKMRGYLAELIHRKREALPDEASPGEDLISGLIRASDHGEHLTENEAAAMAFILLFAGFETTVNLIGNGMYALLTHPEQRNRLTKSLARQERGLLETGVEELLRYDGPVELATWRFATEPLRIGGQDVATGDPVLVVLAAADRDPERFTDPDVLDLSRRDNQHLGYGHGIHYCLGAPLARLEGQTALATLLTRLPDLQLAVDSADLRWRGGLIMRGLRTLPVEFTPVR; this comes from the coding sequence ATGCCCCCCGGCCCCGCCGCCCCCGCCGCTCCCGCCCCCGCGGATTCCGCGCCCGCCCTTTTCACCTGGGAGTTCGCCACCAACCCCTACCCCGCCTACGCCTGGCTCCGTGAGCACGCGCCCGTGCACCGGACCCGGTTGCCCAGTGGCGTGGAGGCATGGCTGGTCACCCGTTACGCCGATGCGAAGCAGGCCCTCGCCGACCAGCGGCTCAGCAAGAACCCCGCGCACCACGACGAGCCCGCGCACGCCAAGGGGAAGACCGGTATCCCGGGGGAGCGCAAGGCGGAGCTGATGACGCATCTGCTGAACATCGACCCGCCGGACCACACCAGGCTCCGACGGCTGGTCAGCAAGGCGTTCACGCCGAGGCGGGTCGCCGAGTTCGCGCCCCGGGTGCAGGAGCTGACGGACCGTCTCATCGACGGGTTCGCGGCGACCGGCAGCGCCGACCTCATCCACGAGTTCGCGTTCCCGCTCCCCATCTACGCGATCTGCGACCTGCTCGGCGTCCCCCGGGAGGACCAGGACGACTTCCGGGACTGGGCGGGCATGATGATCCGGCACGGAGGGGGCCCCCGGGGCGGGGTGGCCCGGTCGGTGAAGAAGATGCGCGGCTATCTCGCCGAGCTCATCCACCGCAAGCGGGAGGCGCTGCCCGACGAGGCCAGCCCCGGTGAGGACCTCATCTCCGGACTCATCCGCGCCTCCGACCACGGTGAGCACCTCACCGAGAACGAGGCCGCGGCCATGGCGTTCATCCTCCTCTTCGCAGGCTTCGAGACCACGGTCAACCTGATCGGCAACGGCATGTACGCCCTCCTCACCCACCCCGAGCAGCGGAACCGGCTGACAAAGTCGCTGGCCCGGCAGGAACGGGGTCTCCTGGAGACCGGAGTGGAGGAACTGCTCAGGTACGACGGCCCGGTCGAACTGGCCACCTGGCGGTTCGCCACCGAACCCCTGCGGATCGGCGGGCAGGACGTCGCCACCGGGGACCCGGTGCTCGTCGTGCTGGCGGCCGCGGACCGGGACCCGGAGCGGTTCACCGACCCGGATGTGCTCGATCTGTCCCGCCGTGACAATCAGCACCTCGGTTACGGCCACGGCATCCACTACTGCCTCGGTGCCCCGCTCGCCCGACTGGAAGGACAGACGGCGCTCGCCACGCTTCTCACCCGTCTCCCGGACCTACAACTCGCGGTGGATTCGGCCGATTTGCGCTGGCGTGGCGGACTCATCATGCGTGGACTGCGTACTTTGCCCGTGGAGTTCACGCCCGTCCGGTAA
- a CDS encoding transglycosylase family protein, whose product MLFSGKGKHRRPSKATRAAALAGVTGVAIAAPLMAAGNASAATASEWDAVAQCESGGNWSINTGNGYYGGLQFSASTWAAYGGTQYAAQANQASKAQQIAVAEKVLASQGKGAWPVCGVGLSSAAYNGGSGSSSAGSSNSGTSTRSTDEQSASRSSERPAAKKTVTTPTGKKVKKGDGEYKVVKGDTLSSIAEKHKVKGGWQKLFKLNKDIIDDADFIFPGQQLHLK is encoded by the coding sequence ATGCTGTTTTCCGGCAAGGGCAAGCACCGTCGTCCGTCCAAGGCCACCCGCGCCGCCGCGCTCGCCGGCGTCACCGGTGTCGCCATCGCCGCCCCGCTGATGGCGGCCGGCAACGCCTCCGCCGCCACCGCCTCCGAGTGGGACGCCGTCGCCCAGTGCGAGTCCGGCGGGAACTGGTCCATCAACACCGGCAACGGCTACTACGGCGGCCTGCAGTTCTCGGCCTCCACCTGGGCCGCGTACGGCGGCACGCAGTACGCCGCGCAGGCCAACCAGGCCAGCAAGGCCCAGCAGATCGCCGTCGCCGAGAAGGTCCTCGCCTCCCAGGGCAAGGGCGCCTGGCCGGTCTGCGGAGTGGGCCTGTCCAGCGCCGCCTACAACGGCGGCAGCGGCTCGTCCTCCGCCGGCTCCTCGAACTCGGGCACCAGCACCCGTTCGACCGACGAGCAGAGCGCCTCCCGCTCCTCCGAGCGCCCGGCCGCCAAGAAGACCGTCACCACCCCGACCGGCAAGAAGGTCAAGAAGGGCGACGGCGAGTACAAGGTCGTCAAGGGTGACACCCTCAGCTCGATCGCCGAGAAGCACAAGGTCAAGGGCGGCTGGCAGAAGCTGTTCAAGCTGAACAAGGACATCATCGACGATGCCGACTTCATCTTCCCGGGCCAGCAGCTGCACCTGAAGTAG
- a CDS encoding Ppx/GppA phosphatase family protein: protein MTRVAAIDCGTNSIRLLVADCDPETGELVDLDRRMTIVRLGQGVDRTGRLAPEALERTFAACREYAAVVKEHGAERLRFVATSASRDAENRDEFVRGVLDILGVEPEVISGDQEAEFSFTGATRELRGSDHLARPYLVVDIGGGSTEFVVGDDHVRAARSVDVGCVRMTERHLVRDGAVSDPPTEAQITAMRADIEAALDLAEETVPLREARTLVGLAGSVTTVSAIAQELPEYDSEAIHHSRVSHDRVREITEWLLHSTHAERAAVPSMHPGRVDVIAAGALVLLTIMERIGAEEVVVSEHDILDGIAWSIA, encoded by the coding sequence GTGACCCGGGTCGCCGCCATCGACTGCGGTACGAACTCCATCCGCCTGCTCGTCGCCGACTGCGACCCGGAGACCGGCGAACTGGTCGACCTGGACCGCCGTATGACCATCGTGCGGCTCGGGCAGGGCGTCGACCGGACCGGGCGGCTCGCGCCCGAGGCACTGGAGCGGACCTTCGCCGCCTGCCGTGAGTACGCGGCCGTCGTCAAGGAGCACGGGGCCGAGCGGCTGCGGTTCGTCGCCACCTCCGCCTCCCGGGACGCGGAGAACCGGGACGAGTTCGTGCGCGGGGTCCTCGACATCCTCGGCGTCGAGCCCGAGGTCATCTCCGGGGACCAGGAGGCCGAGTTCTCCTTCACCGGGGCGACCAGGGAGCTCAGGGGCAGCGACCACTTGGCCAGGCCCTACCTGGTCGTGGACATCGGCGGCGGTTCGACGGAGTTCGTCGTGGGCGACGACCATGTGCGCGCCGCACGTTCCGTGGACGTCGGCTGTGTGCGGATGACCGAGCGGCACCTGGTGCGGGACGGGGCCGTCAGCGACCCGCCCACCGAAGCGCAGATCACCGCCATGCGGGCCGACATCGAGGCCGCCCTCGATCTCGCCGAGGAGACCGTGCCGCTGCGTGAGGCGCGCACCCTGGTGGGGCTCGCCGGGTCGGTCACCACCGTCTCGGCGATCGCGCAGGAGCTGCCCGAGTACGACTCCGAGGCCATCCACCACTCCCGGGTCTCCCACGACCGGGTGCGCGAGATCACCGAGTGGCTGCTGCACTCCACCCACGCCGAGCGCGCGGCCGTGCCCTCCATGCATCCGGGGCGCGTGGACGTGATCGCCGCCGGGGCCCTCGTCCTGCTCACGATCATGGAGCGGATCGGCGCCGAGGAGGTCGTCGTGAGTGAGCACGACATCCTCGACGGGATCGCTTGGTCCATCGCGTAG
- a CDS encoding serine/threonine-protein kinase, which translates to MATLIGQGGMGQVWTAYDRRLDRRVAVKLLRPDKVAGQEADELRRRFVRECRVTAQVDHPGLVTVHDAGSEGEELFLVMQYVDGADLSDHLAEHDPYPWQWAVAVAAQLCAVLSAVHAVPIVHRDLKPRNVMVKQDGTVTVLDLGVASVMDTDTTRLTHTGSPIGSPAYMAPEQAMGGAVGPYTDLYALGVLLHELLSGDVPFAGSTALGVLHRHLYEPPLPVRRSRPEVPEALEALVLRLLAKDPQHRPASAQDVYEDLALLLPARGTPTGAPLDPTRPFLRPHAPWPDRARTPAPQPAPVTPAPEKTGKPDVARAVDEVKRLLGEGRITQAVDILGAILPAAAEQHGVNSPVVRTLRKQYAATLMDDGQYRRALPELRRLADERATEAGHADPQSLRFRYDAAQCLEQLGEPAAALAEYRALLPYYENQYVAGDPQLAHDVRRRIGHLLLALGDRAAAHDTLARLLHDVERLHGPGHPLATEIRRTLQWLGQVRG; encoded by the coding sequence CTGGCCACGCTCATCGGCCAGGGCGGCATGGGCCAGGTGTGGACGGCCTACGACCGGCGCCTGGACCGGCGCGTGGCGGTGAAGCTGCTGCGCCCCGACAAGGTGGCCGGACAGGAGGCCGACGAGCTGCGCCGCCGGTTCGTGCGCGAGTGCCGGGTGACCGCGCAGGTCGACCACCCCGGACTCGTCACCGTGCACGACGCGGGCAGCGAGGGCGAGGAGCTGTTCCTCGTCATGCAGTACGTCGACGGCGCCGACCTCTCCGACCACCTCGCCGAGCACGACCCGTACCCCTGGCAGTGGGCGGTCGCGGTCGCCGCGCAACTGTGCGCCGTACTGAGCGCCGTGCACGCCGTGCCGATCGTCCACCGCGACCTCAAGCCCCGCAACGTGATGGTGAAGCAGGACGGCACGGTCACCGTCCTGGACCTCGGTGTCGCCTCCGTCATGGACACCGACACCACCCGCCTCACCCACACCGGTTCACCGATCGGCTCACCCGCCTACATGGCCCCCGAGCAGGCCATGGGCGGCGCGGTCGGCCCGTACACCGACCTGTACGCACTCGGCGTACTCCTGCACGAACTCCTCAGCGGGGACGTCCCTTTCGCCGGATCCACGGCACTCGGCGTGCTGCACCGGCACCTGTACGAGCCACCGCTGCCGGTGCGCCGCAGCCGCCCCGAAGTCCCCGAGGCCCTCGAAGCGCTCGTCCTGCGGCTCCTCGCCAAGGACCCGCAGCACCGTCCGGCCTCCGCCCAGGACGTCTACGAGGACCTGGCGCTGCTCCTGCCCGCGCGTGGGACGCCGACAGGAGCACCCCTCGACCCCACCCGCCCCTTCCTGCGCCCGCACGCCCCCTGGCCGGACCGCGCGCGCACGCCCGCGCCCCAGCCCGCCCCCGTCACACCGGCCCCCGAGAAGACCGGGAAACCGGACGTCGCGCGCGCGGTCGACGAGGTCAAGCGCCTCCTCGGCGAGGGCCGCATCACCCAGGCCGTCGACATCCTCGGCGCCATCCTCCCCGCGGCCGCCGAACAGCACGGCGTGAACTCCCCGGTCGTCCGCACCCTGCGCAAGCAGTACGCCGCCACCCTCATGGACGACGGCCAGTACCGGCGCGCCCTGCCCGAACTGCGCCGCCTCGCCGACGAACGCGCGACCGAGGCCGGCCACGCCGACCCGCAGTCCCTGCGCTTCCGCTACGACGCCGCCCAGTGCCTCGAACAACTCGGTGAACCCGCGGCGGCACTGGCCGAATACCGCGCCCTGCTGCCGTACTACGAGAACCAGTACGTGGCCGGCGACCCCCAGCTCGCCCACGACGTCCGCCGCCGCATCGGGCACCTCCTGCTCGCCCTCGGCGACCGCGCCGCCGCCCACGACACCCTCGCGCGGCTGCTGCACGACGTGGAGCGACTCCACGGACCGGGCCACCCGCTCGCGACCGAGATCCGCCGCACCCTCCAGTGGCTCGGGCAGGTGCGCGGCTAG
- the eno gene encoding phosphopyruvate hydratase, with amino-acid sequence MLVPSIDVVVAREILDSRGNPTVEVEVGLDDGSTGRAAVPSGASTGAFEAIELRDGDPNRYQGKGVEKAVLAVIEQIGPELVGYDATEQRLIDQAMFDLDATDNKGSLGANAILGVSLAVAHAASEASDLPLFRYLGGPNAHLLPVPMMNILNGGSHADSNVDIQEFMIAPIGAESFSEALRWGTEVYHTLKKVLKSKGLSTGLGDEGGFAPNLESNRAALDLILEAIKEAGYIPGEQVALALDVAASEFYKDGKYQFEGKDRSAAEMTEYYEELVAAYPLVSIEDPLFEDDWAGWKVLTDKLGDKVQIVGDDLFVTNPERLARGIEDGAANALLVKVNQIGSLTETLDAVELAQRSGFKCMMSHRSGETEDVTIADLAVATNCGQIKTGAPARSERVAKYNQLLRIEEILDDAAVYAGRSAFPRFKG; translated from the coding sequence ATGCTCGTGCCGTCCATCGACGTCGTCGTAGCCAGGGAAATCCTCGACTCGCGAGGCAACCCCACCGTCGAGGTCGAGGTCGGCCTCGACGACGGCAGCACCGGTCGTGCCGCCGTCCCGTCCGGCGCCTCCACCGGTGCCTTCGAGGCCATCGAGCTGCGTGACGGTGACCCGAACCGCTACCAGGGCAAGGGTGTCGAGAAGGCCGTCCTCGCCGTCATCGAGCAGATCGGCCCGGAGCTCGTCGGCTACGACGCCACCGAGCAGCGCCTGATCGACCAGGCGATGTTCGACCTGGACGCCACCGACAACAAGGGCTCGCTCGGCGCCAACGCCATCCTCGGCGTCTCGCTCGCCGTCGCCCACGCCGCCTCCGAGGCCAGCGACCTCCCGCTCTTCCGCTACCTGGGCGGCCCGAACGCGCACCTGCTGCCGGTGCCGATGATGAACATCCTGAACGGCGGCTCGCACGCCGACTCCAACGTGGACATCCAGGAGTTCATGATCGCCCCGATCGGCGCGGAGTCCTTCTCCGAGGCGCTGCGCTGGGGCACCGAGGTCTACCACACCCTCAAGAAGGTCCTGAAGAGCAAGGGCCTGTCCACCGGCCTCGGCGACGAGGGCGGCTTCGCCCCGAACCTCGAGTCCAACCGCGCCGCCCTGGACCTCATCCTCGAAGCGATCAAGGAAGCCGGTTACATCCCCGGCGAGCAGGTCGCCCTCGCCCTCGACGTCGCCGCCTCCGAGTTCTACAAGGACGGCAAGTACCAGTTCGAGGGCAAGGACCGCTCCGCCGCCGAGATGACGGAGTACTACGAGGAGCTCGTGGCGGCCTACCCGCTCGTCTCCATCGAGGACCCGCTGTTCGAGGACGACTGGGCCGGCTGGAAGGTCCTCACCGACAAGCTGGGCGACAAGGTCCAGATCGTCGGCGACGACCTGTTCGTCACCAACCCGGAGCGCCTGGCCCGCGGCATCGAGGACGGCGCCGCCAACGCGCTGCTCGTCAAGGTGAACCAGATCGGCTCCCTGACCGAGACCCTCGACGCCGTCGAGCTCGCCCAGCGCAGCGGCTTCAAGTGCATGATGTCCCACCGCTCCGGCGAGACCGAGGACGTCACCATCGCCGACCTCGCCGTCGCCACCAACTGCGGCCAGATCAAGACCGGCGCCCCGGCCCGCTCCGAGCGCGTCGCCAAGTACAACCAGCTCCTGCGCATCGAGGAGATCCTCGACGACGCCGCGGTGTACGCCGGCCGCAGCGCCTTCCCGCGCTTCAAGGGCTGA
- a CDS encoding nucleoside triphosphate pyrophosphohydrolase has translation MNAIGFEPAPDQDPDTASAPGRIVLLTTSHRVAPGLLSWPAWQVLHAADRVLCADGAHPQLPYLREAGIAVDETSPTAEELVGACAGGHTVVVVATGEGEPALTDGLARLAGSGRLQMPELELLPASYDLPGARLLDLVQVMDRIRTECPWSSQQTHEGLAKYGIEEAYELVEAIEEGDRDELREELGDVLLQVVFHARIAEEDPDAPFSVDDVAGGIVAKLIHRHPHVFGDEKADTPEEVKAHWLRTKAIEKQRTSVTEGIPLGQPGLALAAKLASRVRTAGLDVPLPRTEGIGYELLTLATRAEAEGVDPEAALRAAARAYRDAIRRAENGG, from the coding sequence GTGAACGCAATCGGCTTCGAGCCCGCCCCTGACCAGGACCCCGACACGGCGTCCGCCCCCGGCCGCATCGTCCTGCTCACCACCAGCCACCGCGTCGCCCCCGGCCTGCTGTCGTGGCCCGCCTGGCAGGTGCTGCACGCCGCGGACCGAGTGCTGTGCGCGGACGGTGCCCACCCCCAGCTCCCCTATCTGCGCGAGGCCGGGATAGCGGTCGACGAGACGTCCCCGACCGCCGAGGAACTGGTCGGGGCGTGCGCGGGCGGACACACCGTGGTCGTGGTGGCCACGGGCGAGGGCGAGCCGGCCCTCACGGACGGTCTGGCCCGCCTCGCCGGATCCGGACGCCTGCAGATGCCCGAGCTGGAGCTCCTCCCCGCCTCCTACGACCTGCCCGGCGCCCGGCTCCTCGACCTCGTCCAGGTCATGGACCGCATCCGCACCGAGTGCCCGTGGTCCTCCCAGCAGACCCACGAGGGCCTCGCGAAGTACGGCATCGAGGAGGCGTACGAACTCGTCGAGGCCATCGAGGAGGGCGACCGCGACGAACTGCGCGAGGAACTGGGCGACGTCCTGCTCCAGGTCGTCTTCCACGCCCGGATCGCCGAGGAGGACCCGGACGCCCCCTTCTCCGTCGACGACGTCGCCGGCGGCATCGTCGCCAAGCTCATCCACCGGCACCCGCACGTCTTCGGCGACGAGAAGGCCGACACCCCCGAGGAGGTCAAGGCCCACTGGCTGCGCACCAAGGCGATAGAGAAGCAGCGCACCTCCGTGACCGAAGGCATCCCGCTCGGCCAGCCCGGCCTGGCCCTCGCGGCCAAGCTGGCGTCACGAGTGCGCACGGCGGGCCTTGACGTCCCCCTCCCCAGGACCGAGGGCATCGGCTACGAACTCCTCACCCTGGCCACGCGCGCCGAGGCAGAGGGCGTCGACCCGGAGGCAGCCCTGCGAGCGGCGGCACGGGCGTACCGGGACGCGATCCGCCGAGCGGAGAACGGAGGCTGA
- a CDS encoding glycoside hydrolase domain-containing protein gives MSSRSGRSHRQSKKRRYVTWAVAGAAVAAGAGLAAQSSMAATTWPAQKTYTGRAFDTCAAPSLAAMKAWHTGFYGAAAVYVGGRNRGCSQPNLTASWVKSVSTLGWKLIPLYVGAQPPCQSGSNPEKLTASTAASLGAGDGADAVAKASALGMRTGSPIYLDMEAYDITNKACNDAVLTYVRAFDKTLRAKTYRAGFYGFAGSSAKAIATATDRTDLPGNLWYALWDKQNTTTADWPFGATQYTDHSRGHQYLVNSKESRNGYTITVDRDAWDGPVAITG, from the coding sequence ATGTCGTCCAGGTCCGGCCGAAGTCATCGTCAGTCGAAGAAGCGCAGATACGTCACCTGGGCCGTCGCCGGGGCCGCCGTGGCCGCCGGCGCCGGCCTCGCCGCGCAGAGCTCCATGGCCGCGACCACCTGGCCCGCGCAGAAGACGTACACCGGCCGTGCCTTCGACACCTGCGCCGCCCCCTCGCTCGCCGCGATGAAGGCCTGGCACACCGGCTTCTACGGCGCCGCCGCCGTCTACGTCGGCGGCAGGAACCGCGGCTGCTCCCAGCCCAACCTCACCGCCTCCTGGGTCAAGTCGGTCAGCACGCTCGGCTGGAAGCTCATCCCGCTCTACGTCGGCGCCCAGCCGCCCTGCCAGAGCGGCTCCAACCCCGAGAAGCTGACCGCCTCCACCGCCGCCTCCCTGGGCGCCGGCGACGGCGCGGACGCGGTCGCCAAGGCCTCCGCGCTCGGCATGAGGACCGGCAGTCCGATCTACCTGGACATGGAGGCGTACGACATCACGAACAAGGCGTGCAACGACGCCGTGCTCACCTATGTCCGCGCCTTCGACAAGACCCTGCGCGCGAAGACGTACCGCGCGGGCTTCTACGGCTTCGCCGGCTCCAGCGCCAAGGCGATCGCCACCGCGACCGACCGGACCGACCTGCCGGGCAACCTCTGGTACGCGCTGTGGGACAAGCAGAACACCACCACCGCGGACTGGCCCTTCGGCGCCACGCAGTACACCGACCACAGCCGCGGCCACCAGTACCTCGTCAACAGCAAGGAGTCGCGCAACGGCTACACGATCACCGTGGACCGGGACGCCTGGGACGGCCCGGTGGCGATCACCGGCTGA
- a CDS encoding DUF501 domain-containing protein: protein METPPPSTPRTEPTDADVEAFKQQLGRPPRGLRAIAHRCPCGQPDVVETAPRLPDGTPFPTTYYLTCPRAASAIGTLEANGVMKEMTERLQTDPELAAAYRAAHEDYIARRDAIEVLEGFPSAGGMPDRVKCLHVLVGHSLAAGPGVNPLGDEAIAMLPEWWRKGACVTVTEQQEQQEDTQ from the coding sequence ATGGAAACGCCTCCGCCCTCCACCCCGCGCACCGAGCCGACCGACGCGGACGTCGAGGCCTTCAAGCAGCAGCTCGGCCGGCCGCCGCGCGGACTGCGCGCGATCGCGCACCGCTGCCCCTGCGGTCAGCCGGACGTGGTGGAGACGGCCCCCCGCCTCCCCGACGGCACGCCCTTCCCGACGACCTACTACCTGACGTGCCCGCGCGCCGCCTCGGCGATCGGCACGCTGGAGGCGAACGGCGTCATGAAGGAGATGACGGAGCGGCTGCAGACCGATCCGGAGCTCGCCGCCGCCTACCGGGCCGCGCACGAGGACTACATCGCCCGCCGTGACGCCATCGAGGTCCTGGAGGGCTTCCCGAGCGCGGGCGGCATGCCGGACCGGGTGAAGTGCCTGCACGTCCTGGTCGGCCACTCGCTGGCCGCGGGCCCGGGCGTCAACCCCCTGGGCGACGAGGCGATCGCGATGCTGCCGGAGTGGTGGCGCAAGGGCGCGTGCGTGACCGTCACCGAGCAGCAGGAGCAGCAGGAGGACACCCAGTGA
- a CDS encoding septum formation initiator family protein, with protein sequence MAVKDRDRFSTTTRIRLLGEQTAARVYRSQTKRQARRSRLTGRAALLALVLCTLVVALAYPIRQYVSQRAEIADLQREKEQAAERVEKLRDLKARWQDDAYAEQQIRQRLHYVMPGETGFIVVDPDAAKQSRTDLGAADRPWYANVWDGVDKSDASDQ encoded by the coding sequence ATGGCCGTGAAGGACCGGGACCGTTTCTCCACCACGACCAGGATCAGGCTGCTCGGCGAGCAGACCGCGGCCCGTGTCTACCGGTCCCAGACCAAACGGCAGGCCCGCCGCTCCCGGCTGACCGGCCGGGCCGCGCTGCTCGCCCTCGTGCTGTGCACGCTGGTGGTGGCGCTCGCGTACCCGATAAGGCAGTACGTCTCCCAGCGTGCCGAGATCGCCGATCTCCAGCGGGAGAAGGAGCAGGCAGCCGAGCGGGTCGAGAAGCTGCGCGACCTCAAGGCGCGCTGGCAGGACGACGCGTACGCGGAGCAGCAGATCCGGCAGCGGCTGCACTATGTGATGCCGGGGGAGACGGGGTTCATCGTCGTCGACCCGGACGCGGCGAAGCAGTCCCGCACCGACCTGGGCGCGGCCGACCGCCCCTGGTACGCGAACGTCTGGGACGGGGTCGACAAGTCCGACGCCTCCGACCAGTAG